A window of the Brassica napus cultivar Da-Ae chromosome A2, Da-Ae, whole genome shotgun sequence genome harbors these coding sequences:
- the LOC106369480 gene encoding uncharacterized protein LOC106369480: MAQAVTSGLMIDWGQISRRFQELRNSILAIDAPQPESGRDVMLWRHEVDDYRDTFSSSKTWDQLRLKRNKVGWYRVVWFPQGVPRYFFITWLAIKNRLSTGDRMRHWGMIQGCELFGERDEIRDHMYFSCPYSYTIWEAPAHKLVGSCVSPDWQWTLQRLSTGNGH, encoded by the exons ATGGCACAAGCTGTCACTTCTGGTTTGATGATTGATTGG GGGCAGATAAGTAGGCGCTTTCAAGAGTTACGTAACAGCATTCTGGCTATAGATGCTCCTCAGCCTGAGAGCGGAAGAGATGTAATGCTTTGGAGACACGAGGTTGATGACTACAGAGATACTTTTTCTTCATCCAAAACTTGGGATCAACTGAGATTGAAGCGCAATAAGGTGGGATGGTATAGAGTGGTTTGGTTCCCACAAGGAGTTCCCCGCTACTTTTTTATCACTTGGCTGGCCATTAAGAATAGGCTTTCTACGGGTGATCGTATGAGACACTGGGGAATGATTCAAGGATGTGAACTGTTTGGAGAAAGAGATGAGATAAGAGACCATATGTACTTTTCATGTCCCTATTCCTACACGATATGGGAGGCTCCTGCTCATAAACTTGTGGGTTCTTGTGTTAGCCCAGACTGGCAGTGGACATTGCAGCGTCTGTCTACAGGCAATGGGCACTAA